One Trichoderma asperellum chromosome 5, complete sequence genomic region harbors:
- a CDS encoding uncharacterized protein (EggNog:ENOG41~TransMembrane:1 (o6-25i)), giving the protein MNNVRSFWLGWGSLFLAGGGAYYFAKQNVKEQRVAKLKAQREKQAANRALEYGEPVSPGSGVNNGGPARTDNTGSPSQEASSDPAATRHAPATESDQVTEKSKYESAVPLRTRKGDRFS; this is encoded by the exons ATGAACAAC GTCCGATCTTTCtg GCTTGGATGGGGCTCCCTCTTTCTCG CCGGAGGCGGTGCCTACTACTTCGCTAAGCAGAACGTCAAGGAGCAGCGCGTAGCCAAACTCAAAGCACAACGTGAGAAGCAGGCAGCCAACAGGGCCTTGGAATACGGCGAGCCGGTATCTCCAGGCAGCGGCGTGAACAACGGTGGCCCGGCAAGAACCGATAATACCGGCTCGCCGAGTCAGGAAGCAAGTAGCGATCCGGCAGCAACAAGGCATGCGCCGGCAACAGAGTCCGATCAAGTAACCGAGAAGAGCAAATACGAGAGTGCTGTACCGCTTCGTACCCGTAAAGGGGACCGTTTCAGTTAG